The following are encoded together in the Streptomyces flavofungini genome:
- a CDS encoding alpha/beta fold hydrolase has protein sequence MDLRRPKAGAWKAALRGPRRLFAAAAAVVLLAGAGTWTALASDEEPGVRRSDRMLAMGRAADGQEVRIDTSYFTAGDPGTKRPAVLIGHGFGGSKSDVRDQAEKLAREGYAVLTWSARGFGRSTGRIGLNDPEGEVADVSRLIDWLAKRPEVRLDKAGDPRVGVTGASYGGAAALLAAGHDQRVDAIAPVITYWNLADALFPRGVFKKLWAGMFLSAGGGCDRFEKRLCEMYDRVAVAGKPDAKARELLSERSPSAVGDRIKVPALIVQGQTDSLFTLDQSDAMARAIRGNHAPVSVDWIAGGHDGGDMETDRVASRVGTWFDRYLKDDKSVDTGPAFRVTRTGGIDSTDGAATLRGASGDRYPGLASGVREVPLAGRPQTFDNPAGASPPAVSSLPGIGSAAGGGGRGGGLAQLSSLGIGVSLDFPGQYAAFESKPVSGDLRVTGTPTVRAHVKSDSEDTVLFGKVYDVGPGGDQRVLPAQLVAPVRVEGAVDGVDVDLTLPAVDHELKKGHRLRLVLASTDLGYASPARPAAYTVSLKSGLKVPTAPGVETAAAPLPAWVWWLPITGAALAVALLVLGRRRTTAPAPDPALAEVPLQITDLSKRYAKSTDRYAVKDLSFRVEKGQVLGLLGPNGAGKTTTLRMLMGLIRPDAGEIRVFGRAIRPGAPVLSRVGAFVEGAGFLPHLSGRENLELYWAATGRPAADAHLDEALEIAGLGDALARAVRTYSQGMRQRLAIAQAMLGLPDLLILDEPTNGLDPPQIREMREVMIRYAEGGRTVIVSSHLLAEVEQSCTHLVVMDRGRLVQAGPVDEIVGSGDTLLVGLAADIADPLVEKVASLPGVASATRAEGGLLVRLEGPGTGDGSPASRLLVELVRLEVPVESVGPHRRLEDAFLTLIGGTA, from the coding sequence ATGGATCTACGACGGCCCAAGGCCGGAGCCTGGAAGGCCGCGCTGCGCGGGCCGCGGCGGCTGTTCGCCGCCGCGGCCGCCGTGGTGCTGCTCGCCGGAGCGGGAACGTGGACTGCGCTGGCGTCGGACGAGGAACCGGGCGTGCGGCGCTCGGACCGGATGCTCGCCATGGGCAGGGCGGCCGACGGCCAGGAGGTGCGGATCGACACGTCGTACTTCACGGCGGGCGACCCCGGCACCAAGCGGCCCGCCGTCCTGATCGGGCACGGCTTCGGCGGCAGCAAGAGCGACGTGCGCGACCAGGCCGAGAAGCTGGCCCGCGAGGGCTACGCGGTCCTGACGTGGTCCGCGCGCGGCTTCGGCAGGTCCACCGGACGGATCGGCCTGAACGACCCCGAGGGCGAGGTCGCCGACGTCTCCCGCCTCATCGACTGGCTGGCCAAGCGCCCCGAGGTGCGCCTCGACAAGGCGGGCGACCCGCGCGTCGGTGTCACCGGCGCGTCGTACGGCGGCGCGGCCGCCCTGCTCGCCGCCGGACACGACCAGCGGGTCGACGCCATCGCCCCGGTCATCACGTACTGGAACCTGGCGGACGCGCTGTTCCCCCGCGGCGTCTTCAAGAAGCTCTGGGCCGGGATGTTCCTCAGCGCGGGCGGCGGCTGCGACCGGTTCGAGAAGCGGCTGTGCGAGATGTACGACCGCGTGGCGGTGGCCGGGAAGCCGGACGCGAAGGCCCGTGAGCTGCTGTCCGAGCGCAGCCCCTCCGCCGTCGGCGATCGCATCAAGGTGCCCGCCCTGATCGTGCAGGGCCAGACCGACTCGCTGTTCACCCTCGACCAGTCCGACGCCATGGCCCGGGCGATCCGCGGCAACCACGCCCCCGTGTCGGTCGACTGGATCGCGGGCGGGCACGACGGCGGCGACATGGAGACCGACCGGGTCGCGTCCCGCGTCGGGACCTGGTTCGACCGCTATCTCAAGGACGACAAGAGCGTCGACACCGGGCCCGCCTTCCGCGTCACGCGCACCGGAGGCATCGACTCCACCGACGGCGCGGCCACCCTGCGCGGCGCGAGCGGCGACCGCTACCCGGGCCTGGCGAGCGGCGTGCGCGAAGTGCCCCTCGCCGGACGCCCGCAGACCTTCGACAACCCCGCGGGCGCCTCGCCGCCCGCCGTGTCCTCCCTGCCCGGCATCGGCTCGGCGGCCGGTGGCGGCGGCAGGGGCGGCGGTCTCGCCCAGCTCTCCTCGCTCGGCATCGGCGTCTCCCTCGACTTCCCCGGCCAGTACGCGGCCTTCGAGTCGAAGCCGGTCTCCGGCGACCTGCGCGTCACCGGCACCCCCACCGTGCGGGCGCACGTGAAGTCCGACAGCGAGGACACGGTCCTGTTCGGGAAGGTGTACGACGTCGGGCCCGGCGGCGACCAGCGCGTCCTGCCCGCCCAACTCGTCGCCCCCGTGCGCGTGGAGGGCGCCGTGGACGGCGTGGACGTCGACCTGACGCTGCCCGCCGTCGACCACGAGCTGAAGAAGGGCCACCGGCTGCGCCTCGTGCTCGCCTCGACCGACCTCGGCTACGCCTCACCGGCCCGCCCGGCCGCGTACACGGTGTCGTTGAAGAGCGGCCTGAAGGTCCCGACCGCCCCCGGCGTGGAGACCGCCGCCGCGCCGCTGCCCGCCTGGGTGTGGTGGCTGCCGATCACCGGCGCCGCGCTCGCGGTGGCCCTGCTCGTCCTCGGCCGCAGGCGCACCACGGCGCCCGCGCCCGACCCGGCGCTCGCCGAAGTCCCCCTGCAGATCACGGACCTGAGCAAGCGGTACGCGAAGTCCACCGACCGGTACGCGGTCAAGGACCTCTCCTTCCGCGTCGAGAAGGGCCAGGTCCTCGGCCTCCTCGGGCCGAACGGCGCGGGCAAGACGACGACCCTGCGCATGCTCATGGGCCTCATCCGCCCCGACGCGGGCGAGATCCGCGTCTTCGGCCGCGCGATCCGGCCCGGCGCGCCCGTCCTGTCCCGGGTCGGCGCGTTCGTCGAGGGCGCCGGCTTCCTGCCGCACCTCTCGGGCCGGGAGAACCTGGAGCTGTACTGGGCGGCCACCGGCCGCCCCGCCGCCGACGCCCACCTCGACGAGGCCCTGGAGATCGCCGGGCTCGGCGACGCCCTGGCCCGCGCCGTGCGTACGTACTCCCAGGGCATGCGCCAGCGCCTCGCCATCGCCCAGGCCATGCTCGGCCTGCCGGACCTGCTCATCCTCGACGAGCCGACCAACGGCCTCGACCCGCCCCAGATCCGCGAGATGCGCGAGGTGATGATCCGGTACGCCGAGGGCGGGCGCACCGTCATCGTCTCCAGCCACCTCCTCGCCGAGGTCGAGCAGTCCTGCACGCACCTGGTCGTCATGGACCGCGGCCGCCTCGTCCAGGCGGGCCCCGTCGACGAGATCGTCGGCTCCGGGGACACCCTCCTGGTCGGCCTCGCCGCCGACATCGCGGACCCGCTGGTGGAGAAGGTGGCGTCGCTGCCGGGCGTGGCGTCGGCGACGCGTGCCGAGGGCGGGCTCCTGGTCCGCCTCGAAGGACCGGGCACCGGGGACGGCTCCCCGGCGTCCCGGCTGCTCGTCGAACTCGTCCGCCTCGAAGTCCCCGTCGAGTCCGTCGGACCGCACCGTCGCCTGGAGGACGCGTTCCTGACCCTGATCGGAGGCACCGCATGA
- a CDS encoding ABC transporter permease translates to MTATESTPDAPDAGVVTALDPAAAAPGDGPAERATAPGYRAGRTLPLRVEAIRQLKRRRTLVMGGILALLPFVLWIAFTVAGSPGGRNDQVTLMDTATASGVNFAATCLFVSAGFLLVIPVALFCGDTVASEAGWSSLRYLLAAPVPRARLLWSKLAVALGLSAAAMLLLPVVALAVGAAAYGWGPLEIPTGGTLDAGTAVQRLAIVVAYVFVSQLVTAGLAFWLSTKTDAPLGAVGGAVGLTIAGNVLDAVTALGSWRDFLPAHWQFAWADVFQPTPEWGGMIQGSAISVTYALVLFALAFRGFSRKDVVS, encoded by the coding sequence ATGACGGCGACCGAGAGCACCCCGGACGCGCCGGACGCGGGCGTGGTGACCGCGCTCGACCCGGCGGCCGCCGCCCCCGGGGACGGCCCCGCCGAGCGCGCCACCGCGCCCGGGTACCGCGCCGGGCGCACCCTGCCCCTGCGCGTCGAGGCGATCCGCCAGCTCAAGCGGCGGCGCACCCTGGTGATGGGCGGCATCCTCGCCCTGCTGCCGTTCGTGCTGTGGATCGCCTTCACCGTCGCCGGATCACCGGGCGGCCGGAACGACCAGGTCACCCTCATGGACACGGCCACGGCGTCCGGCGTGAACTTCGCCGCGACCTGCCTGTTCGTGTCCGCCGGGTTCCTGCTCGTGATCCCCGTGGCGCTGTTCTGCGGGGACACCGTCGCCTCCGAGGCGGGCTGGTCGAGCCTGCGCTATCTGCTCGCGGCGCCCGTGCCGCGCGCCCGGCTGCTGTGGTCCAAGCTCGCCGTGGCGCTCGGCCTGAGCGCCGCCGCGATGCTGCTGCTCCCGGTGGTCGCGCTCGCGGTCGGCGCGGCGGCGTACGGCTGGGGGCCGCTGGAGATCCCGACCGGCGGCACGCTCGACGCGGGCACGGCCGTCCAGCGCCTCGCGATCGTCGTGGCGTACGTCTTCGTGTCCCAACTGGTCACGGCGGGCCTCGCCTTCTGGCTCTCGACCAAGACCGACGCCCCGCTCGGCGCGGTCGGCGGCGCCGTCGGCCTCACCATCGCCGGGAACGTCCTGGACGCCGTGACGGCCCTCGGCAGCTGGCGCGACTTCCTGCCCGCGCACTGGCAGTTCGCCTGGGCGGACGTGTTCCAGCCGACACCGGAGTGGGGCGGCATGATCCAGGGCTCGGCGATCTCGGTGACGTACGCCCTGGTGCTGTTCGCGCTCGCGTTCCGGGGGTTCTCGCGGAAGGACGTGGTGTCGTAG